The Methylobacterium durans nucleotide sequence CGATTCCCTCGGCCAGTGGCTGATCCGGCTCTACGGGCTGCAGAACTCGGCCCATACCTTTCAGGAATCCTACGCCGAGTACGGCCACTGGGTGATCCTGCTGAAGGGCCTGACGCCGATCCCCTACAAGCTCGTCACCATCACCTCGGGCTTCGCGCATTACAGCCTGTTCTGGTTCACGGTGCTGTCGATCGTCACCCGCGGCGCGCGCTTCTTCCTGCTGGCGGGGCTTCTCGGGCGCTACGGCGTGCAGATCCGCGGCGTGCTCGACCGGCACCTGAACGCGGTCGCGGCGATCTCGGTGGCGGTGATCGTGCTCGGCTTTGTGCTGTTCAAGCTGGTGCTGTGATGCGTGCGGCCGGTCTGTCGAGCCTCCGCGTCGCCGCCCTCCTCGTGGCGCTCGGCGCGGCGCTGACCGTCGGGGGCGCCCTCGTGTTCGAGCACGGGCTCGGCTACGTGCCCTGCAAGCTCTGCCTCACCGAGCGCATCCCCTACTACGCCGCGGTGCCGCTCGCGCTCGCCGCCCTCGTCCTGCCGGCGCGCCTCGCCCGCCTCGCCCTCGGGCTCGCGGCCCTCGGCCTCCTCTACGGAGCGGGCCTCGGGATCTACCACGCGGGCGCGGAATGGGGGTTCTGGCCCGGCCCGAGCGATTGCGGCGGCGGCGCCGGCGCCAATCCCGAGGCGATGAGCGATTTCCTCGACCGGCTCAAGACGACGCGGGTGGTCGATTGCTCGACGGCCGCCTGGCGCTTCCTCGGGCTCTCGCTCGCCGGCTGGAACGCGCTGATCGCGGCCGCCCTCGCCTCGGTTGCCGGCGGGGCCGCCATCCGGCGCGACGCGCCCCCTCTCCCGTTCGGGAGAGGGCGGGGGTGAGGGGTGCGGCCTGTCCGGGTATGGCGCACCCTTCACCCAGTCCGCGTGCCGCGGACTCGACCTCTCCCGAACGGGAGAGGGGATCCGCGCCTCATCCGGGAGCCGGCCCGGCCCGAACCCGCCCTAGTTCCGGTCGTCCGGCATCGGCGGCAGCGGCGCCACGTCGATGCCCTCCTCGATGAGGGCGCGGGCCTCCTCGGGGCTCGCCTCGCCGTAGATCGGCCGCTCCGCGACCTCGCCGTAATGGATCTTGCGGGCCTCCTCGGGAAAGCGCGGGCCGACATGCTCGGCGGTGCTCTGCACGTGCTCGCGCACGGCGCGCAAGAGCGCCCTGAGCTTCTGCTCCGGCTCCGCAATCATCGGCATGGGGCTGGGCCCGGGTGCCTCCGGGAGGGGAGCCGGCACGGGCGCCGACCGCTCGCCCCGGTCCGTGCGGGCGATGCGGGGGGCCATCAGGCCCTTCTCCACCTTGCCCGATCCGCAGAGCGGGCAGCTCACGAGGCCGCGCGCGGCCTGCTCGTCGAAGGAGGCGCTTGAGGGAAACCAGCTCTCGAACGTGTGGCTGGCCTCGCAGACGAGGGTGTAGCGGATCATGACGTCAGGATAACGCGCGACTCATGAACAACGCCCCACCCGCTCGACGGTGAAGGGCCGCGCGTGCTGGAGCGCCGGGATGCGGCCCCGCGCCTCGGCGACGCGCGCAAGGTCGATCTCGGCGAGGATCACGCCGGGCTCCGCCCCGTCGGCCTCGGCGATCACCCGACCCCAGGGATCGACGATGATCGAGTGGCCGTAGGTGTCGCGTCCGTCCTCGTGGCGCCCGCCCTGCGCGGCCGAGATCATGAACGAGCCGGTCTCGATGGCGCGGGCCCGGTGCAGCACGTGCCAGTGGGCCTCGCCGGTCTGCTGGGTGAAGCAGGCGGGCGCCGTCAGGATGCTGGCGCCGGCCTCCGCGAGCGCCCGGAACAGGGCGGGGAAGCGGATGTCGTAGCAGATGCCGAGCCCGATCGGAGCCAGAGCCGTGTCGGCGACGATCGCGCAGGCGCCGCCCGTATAGGTGGCCGATTCACGCCAGCGCTCGCCGTTCGGCAGATCGACGTCATAGAGGTGGAGCTTGTCGTAGGCCGCGACGATCTCGCCCTGCCCGTCGATCAGGAAGGCGCGGTTGGCGATCTTCTCGCCGTTGCGGATCGCCAGCGAGCCGATCTGCACCACGGCGCCGGTCTCGCGGGCAACGTCGCGGAGCGCGGCGAGCGTCGGATCGTCCTCCTGCGCACGCACCCTCTCGAACATCGCCGTGCGGCTGCGCTCGACCAGCGAGGTCATTTCCGGCGTCTGAACGTAGTGTGCGCCGGCCGCCACCGCCTCGCGGACGCCCGCCACCGCCGCGTCGCGGTTGGCCAGGGGCTCGCGGCCCGAGCGCATCTGCACGCAGGCGGCGATGAAGCGGCCCTCAGGCACCGGCGACCCCGACTTCGGCACCCTTCAGGAGCGGGTCGAGCTTGCCGGCGCGGTCGAGGGCGTAGAGGTCGTCGCAGCCGCCGACGTGCTGTTCGCCGACGAAGATCTGCGGCACGCTGGTGCGTCCGCCCGCCCGCTGCACCATCGCGGCCCGGGCCCCTTGCGTCTTCTCGACGTCGATCTCCTGGTAGGCGACGCCCTTCTCCTTCAGCAGGCTTTTCGCCGCCGAGCAGTAGGGACACCAGGCAGTCGTGTAGATCGTGACCGGTTGCATGCGTGTCGACGAGCCCCGTGGGTGAGAGCCTGCATATAGGCAAACGGCACGCCGCTTCCTATTGCCGGGCCGCCACGGGTCTCGGGGGATTGCTTGTGCAGGCGCTGCTCAGGCGGCGAGCAGCTTTTCTACCTCGTTGACGAGGTCGCGCAGGTGGAAGGGTTTCGAGAGGACCTTGGCGTCCTTGGGGGCCTTCGAATCCGGGTTCAGGGCCACGGCGGCGAAGCCCGTGATGAACATCACCTTGATGTCGGGGTCGAGCTCGGTGGCGCGGCGCGCCAGCTCGATTCCGTCCATCTCGGGCATCACGATGTCGGTGAGGAGGAGCTCGAACGGCTCCTCGCGCAGGCGGTTGTAGGCGGAGAGACCGTTGTCGAAGGAGAGGACGTCGTAACCGGCGTTCTGCAGCGCCTTCGCGAGGAAGCGGCGCATGTCGTTGTCGTCTTCCGCCAGGAGGATCTTCATCGGACGGTTCCGAGCCCTTGAGTCGCTGTGTTCATTCCATAAAGGGACAGTTTGGTAAACAGAGCGTTAGGATCGGGCCTGCGGACGGGGTGCCGCCGCGCACTGGTGCAGGCTCGCGACACCGCTCGTCGCAGTGGACAGGGACGCCCCTGCGCCCCAATGTGGAGGCCGTCCCTCCCGCCATCGAGACGAGGCGCCCCGCCGCGATGACAGCGCCCCAACCGGACCAGACCGACGCCTTCGGCTTCGCGCCCGCCTTCGCCGTGGACGAGCCGGCGGCGCACGGGATCCCGTTCGTGTTCAACACGGGCCATTCCGGCTCGGTCTACCCGGCGCGCTTCCTCGCGGCCTCCCGCCTCGACGCGCTGGCGCTCCGCCGCTCCGAGGACGCCCATGTGGAGCGCCTGTTCGCCTCGGTGGTGACCCTCGGCGCGCCCCTGATGCGGGCGAATTTCCCC carries:
- a CDS encoding YqaA family protein; amino-acid sequence: MIRGLYEWILALAGKPSAPWALGAVAFAESSFFPVPPDAMMVPMAVSRPDRVWFYALVATVASVAGGLVGYAIGALLFDSLGQWLIRLYGLQNSAHTFQESYAEYGHWVILLKGLTPIPYKLVTITSGFAHYSLFWFTVLSIVTRGARFFLLAGLLGRYGVQIRGVLDRHLNAVAAISVAVIVLGFVLFKLVL
- a CDS encoding disulfide bond formation protein B, producing MRAAGLSSLRVAALLVALGAALTVGGALVFEHGLGYVPCKLCLTERIPYYAAVPLALAALVLPARLARLALGLAALGLLYGAGLGIYHAGAEWGFWPGPSDCGGGAGANPEAMSDFLDRLKTTRVVDCSTAAWRFLGLSLAGWNALIAAALASVAGGAAIRRDAPPLPFGRGRG
- a CDS encoding DUF1178 family protein, whose translation is MIRYTLVCEASHTFESWFPSSASFDEQAARGLVSCPLCGSGKVEKGLMAPRIARTDRGERSAPVPAPLPEAPGPSPMPMIAEPEQKLRALLRAVREHVQSTAEHVGPRFPEEARKIHYGEVAERPIYGEASPEEARALIEEGIDVAPLPPMPDDRN
- a CDS encoding carbon-nitrogen hydrolase family protein — protein: MPEGRFIAACVQMRSGREPLANRDAAVAGVREAVAAGAHYVQTPEMTSLVERSRTAMFERVRAQEDDPTLAALRDVARETGAVVQIGSLAIRNGEKIANRAFLIDGQGEIVAAYDKLHLYDVDLPNGERWRESATYTGGACAIVADTALAPIGLGICYDIRFPALFRALAEAGASILTAPACFTQQTGEAHWHVLHRARAIETGSFMISAAQGGRHEDGRDTYGHSIIVDPWGRVIAEADGAEPGVILAEIDLARVAEARGRIPALQHARPFTVERVGRCS
- the grxC gene encoding glutaredoxin 3, yielding MQPVTIYTTAWCPYCSAAKSLLKEKGVAYQEIDVEKTQGARAAMVQRAGGRTSVPQIFVGEQHVGGCDDLYALDRAGKLDPLLKGAEVGVAGA
- the cpdR gene encoding cell cycle two-component system response regulator CpdR, with the protein product MKILLAEDDNDMRRFLAKALQNAGYDVLSFDNGLSAYNRLREEPFELLLTDIVMPEMDGIELARRATELDPDIKVMFITGFAAVALNPDSKAPKDAKVLSKPFHLRDLVNEVEKLLAA